From Vitis riparia cultivar Riparia Gloire de Montpellier isolate 1030 unplaced genomic scaffold, EGFV_Vit.rip_1.0 scaffold821_pilon_pilon, whole genome shotgun sequence, a single genomic window includes:
- the LOC117910700 gene encoding uncharacterized protein LOC117910700, which produces MSNQGRLTGAMRRFAQVVDELELLDLPLQGGVFSWSRGRNNQSWARLDRFLVTQNWLDHFSEVIQCRLPRPTSDHFPILLKDSGLRQGPSPFRFENMWLKVEGFKDLLRGWW; this is translated from the coding sequence ATGAGCAATCAGGGAAGGCTAACTGGTGCAATGAGAAGATTTGCTCAGGTTGTTGATGAGCTAGAGCTCTTGGATCTCCCTCTGCAAGGGGGTGTGTTCTCATGGAGCAGGGGTAGGAACAATCAATCTTGGGCTAGACTGGATCGGTTCTTAGTGACCCAGAACTGGCTTGATCACTTTAGTGAGGTTATCCAGTGTAGGTTACCCAGACCCACCTCCGATCACTTTCCCATCTTGCTGAAAGATAGTGGGTTAAGACAGGGCCCTTCCccgtttaggtttgaaaacatgtggctcaAAGTTGAAGGGTTCAAGGATCTTCTTCGGGGCTGGTGGTAG